In Zingiber officinale cultivar Zhangliang chromosome 11B, Zo_v1.1, whole genome shotgun sequence, a single window of DNA contains:
- the LOC122035138 gene encoding DNA-binding protein MNB1B-like has translation MKRGKSKTDAPKKADTKLSVKKGPERAAKKPRKFKDGKDPNTPKRPQSAFFVFMEEFWKMFKEKNPNNKSVAVVAKAGGDKWKSLTEEVSNQ, from the exons ATGAAGAGGGGGAAATCAAAGACTGACGCTCCCAAGAAGGCTGATACCAA GCTTTCGGTGAAGAAGGGACCGGAACGAGCGGCGAAGAAGCCAAGGAAGTTCAAAGATGGCAAGGATCCCAACACGCCCAAGAGGCCTCAGAGTGCCTTCTTCGTCTTCAT GGAAGAATTTTGGAAGATGTTCAAGGAAAAGAACCCTAATAACAAGTCAGTTGCAGTG GTTGCAAAAGCTGGAGGAGACAAGTGGAAATCTTTGACAGAAGAAGTAAGTAATCAATAG